The sequence GAAACCCGGTGCGACCACGTTGGCCGTGATGTTGCGCGAGCCGACCTCCCGGGCGATCGACCGTGCCATGCCGATCAATCCGGCCTTGGAGGCCGCGTAGTTCACCTGGCCGGGGATGCCCGACATGGCGACCACCGAGCCGAGGAAGATCATGCGGCCCCATTTTGCGCGCTGCATCCCCTTGGTGGCGCGCTTCGCGCAACGGAACGCGCCGGTGAGATTCGCGTCGATGACCTTCTCGAAGGATTCCTCGCTCAGCCGCATGAGCAGCATGTTTTCGGTGATACCCGCGTTGGCCACGAGCACCTCCACCGGTCCCTGATGCTCGGCGACCTCGTCGAAGGCGCGCTCGACGGATTCGTTGTCCGTCACGTCGCACTGCACGCCGAACAAGCCGTCCGGTGCGCCCGAACCACGGTGGGTGACCGCCACCTTGTGGCCGTCGGCCGCCAGACGGCGCGCGACCGCGAGTCCGATCCCGCGGTTGCCGCCGGTCACCAGAACCGATCGGGAGACCTGCTGAGCTTCGTTGCTGTCTGCCATGGTGGCCAACCTATCCGTTCGTCACTGTTCTCATGTCAATGTGGTCGCTCTCAGGGCAGGCGCCGATTGATGGCCAGGGCCGCGAACGCCGAGAGAAGCGCTAACAAGGTACCGGCGATCAGCCACGGACGGGAATTGTCGCCGCGGCGTTTCTCGTAACCGATCTGCTGTTGGAGAGTCTCGTAGACCTTGTTGAGCTCGTCCAGGCTCGACGCCGTGAAGAACTGTCCGCCACTGAGATTGGCGATCTTGCGCAGCGACTCGTCGTCGACCGGGACCGGTACCTGATCGCCCTCGAGATCGACGGTCCCGCTCATGGTGCCGAAGGAGATGCTCGACACCGGGATCTTCTCCTCCTTGGCCTTGCGCGCCGCGGTGAACGCGCCGCGCGGATCGTCGGGATCGTCGGGCATCGTCTCCTTGCCGTCGGACAAGAGGACGACCCGTGCGGGCGGCGCCGCCGCATCTCCACCGAGGACCGCATTGAGGGTCTTGATCTGCTGGATAGCCGCGAAGATCCCCTCCCCGGTCGCGGTCTTGTCGTCGAGCCGCAGTTTGTCGACCGCTTCCTTGGTCGCGTTGTGATCCGGCGTCGGCGACACCAGGGTCGACGCGGTGCCGGCGTACGAGATCAGGCCGAGGTTGATGCCGTCGGTCAGCTCGTCTGCGAACTTCCGCGCCGCGTCCTGGGCGGCCTTGATACGCGACGGCGAGACGTCCGTGGCGTTCATCGACCGCGACACATCCATCACGAGGATGACCGTGGCCTTGTTGCGTGGCACACGACGGTCCGCCTGGGGTGCGGCGACCCCGACGACGAGCAGGATGAGTGCGACCAGCAGCAGTGCGATGGGGACATGGCGCCAGCGGTTGCGCTGCGGGGGTGCGACACGATTGAGGAGGTCGAGGTTCGCGAACGTCAGTGCGCGCTTGCGCCGCAGCCGCTGGACGTAGACATAGGCGGCGCCGAGTGCGGCCACGACCAGGAGCAGCAAGAGCCACCATGGGCTCGCCAGGAACGACACGCCGGCGTCACCCGACCCCGGCGGCCAGGCCGCGACGACGCTGGGCAACGAATTTGACGGTGTCGGTGATCCAGTCGCGATCGGTCGACAGGCTCAGGACGGGACCTCCGCAACTACGGATCGTGCGGTGCACCTTCTGCTGGTGGGCGCGGGCGGCGGACGCGAAATCCCGGCGGACCGCAGGCGTGATCGTGAGCTCCCGGACCTCGCCGGATTCGGCGTCGGCGAGCGTCACCTCGCCGATGTCGGGCAGTTCGAGATCACGCGGATCGAGCACCTCCACGGCGAGTAGCTCGTGATGCGCCCCGATCGCCCGCAATGACCGTTCCCAGTCGATCGGCCCGAGGAAGTCACTGATCACCACGGCGAGGCCACGGCGTCGCTGCGGCCGACGCAGTGCCTCTATCCCCGCGTGCAGGTCGCCGCGCACGCCGGTCGACGCACGTGACGTGGTCGCAATGGCCTTGAGCAGGTTCTGCGCATGCGCACGACCGCTGCGTGCGGGCACCCGCACCAGCTGATCCCCGGTCACGACGATCGCACCGTGGCGATTGCCACCGCCGGAGGTGAGATGCACCAGCGCCGCCGCTGCCGCGACCGCCAGGTCGCGTTTTGTGCAGTTGACCGTGCCGAAATCGAGGCTCGCCGACATGTCGACGACCAACCACGTCTCTAGTTCGCGGTCGGCGATCATCTGCCGCACGTGCGGCTGGGTGGTGCGCGCGGTCACCGACCACTCCATCCGACGGATGTCGTCGCCGGGTTGATATGGCCGCGCCTCCCCGGGC is a genomic window of Gordonia sp. SID5947 containing:
- a CDS encoding DUF58 domain-containing protein yields the protein MPANNELPSLGAGLLSEPQLTAALRTLELTVRRKLDGVLQGEHLGLIPGPGSEPGEARPYQPGDDIRRMEWSVTARTTQPHVRQMIADRELETWLVVDMSASLDFGTVNCTKRDLAVAAAAALVHLTSGGGNRHGAIVVTGDQLVRVPARSGRAHAQNLLKAIATTSRASTGVRGDLHAGIEALRRPQRRRGLAVVISDFLGPIDWERSLRAIGAHHELLAVEVLDPRDLELPDIGEVTLADAESGEVRELTITPAVRRDFASAARAHQQKVHRTIRSCGGPVLSLSTDRDWITDTVKFVAQRRRGLAAGVG
- a CDS encoding VWA domain-containing protein produces the protein MSFLASPWWLLLLLVVAALGAAYVYVQRLRRKRALTFANLDLLNRVAPPQRNRWRHVPIALLLVALILLVVGVAAPQADRRVPRNKATVILVMDVSRSMNATDVSPSRIKAAQDAARKFADELTDGINLGLISYAGTASTLVSPTPDHNATKEAVDKLRLDDKTATGEGIFAAIQQIKTLNAVLGGDAAAPPARVVLLSDGKETMPDDPDDPRGAFTAARKAKEEKIPVSSISFGTMSGTVDLEGDQVPVPVDDESLRKIANLSGGQFFTASSLDELNKVYETLQQQIGYEKRRGDNSRPWLIAGTLLALLSAFAALAINRRLP
- the fabG1 gene encoding 3-oxoacyl-ACP reductase FabG1, which encodes MADSNEAQQVSRSVLVTGGNRGIGLAVARRLAADGHKVAVTHRGSGAPDGLFGVQCDVTDNESVERAFDEVAEHQGPVEVLVANAGITENMLLMRLSEESFEKVIDANLTGAFRCAKRATKGMQRAKWGRMIFLGSVVAMSGIPGQVNYAASKAGLIGMARSIAREVGSRNITANVVAPGFIETDMTAAMEDRYVDMAKQAIPLGRVGQPEDVAATISFLASDQGNYITGAVIPVDGGMGMGN